DNA from Lentibacillus amyloliquefaciens:
ACTTGACTTAACCCCGCTAATCAAGGAAAATATCCAATTGGAAGTGCCATATCGTGTCTTTTCAGATGATGCAAATGCAAAAGGTCAAGCTCCGACAGAAGGGGATGGTTGGGCATTTGTTTCTGAGGAAAAAAATGAACAAAAACCAGATCCACGTTTGAAGAAACTGGAATCGTTACTGGAAGATGATGAAAAGTAGAAATGTGTTTCCTTTTCAATTTGAAGGAGGTGTAAGTGATGGCAGTACCAAAGAGAAGAACTTCAAAAAAGGTGAAAAACCAACGTCGTACGCATAAAAAACTGCATGTGCCAGGTCTGGTTGAATGCTCAAATTGCGGTGAACTTACAAAACAGCATCATGTTTGCAAATCTTGCGGGCATTATGACGGAAAAGAAGTAGCAGCAAATGACTAATCCTGTCTCATAGGTTTTCTGAACAGATCACTGATAAGTGATCTGTTTTTATATATAGGATTTGGAGCGGCAGACCTGATAATGAATAGGAAAAGGAGATTAAACAGATGTCAGAGCTGGTTACATACAGGTATGATGAACAAGGTTTTGGTGAGATAACGCTGAACCGCCCGGAAAAAATGAATGCGATATCAAAGGAAATGGCTGAAGTCTTCAGTACAGCTTTGGAGACGGCTAAACAGCAATCAATAAAATTTTTAGTTATTACAGCTTCCGGTGAGCGGATGTTTTGTGCCGGAGGGGATCTAAACGATTTGAATGCTGACTTGCCCTCTGATGAAGCATTTTCTGTTTTATATCCTATGAAGGAAGTTCTCTATGAAATCGCGTCTTTTCCAGTTCCTGTTGTCTGTTTATTAAATGGAGATGCTATGGGAGGCGGGTGTGAAATTGCCACAGCGTGTGATTTCCGTATTGCTAAGAAAGAAACCCGTTTCGGATTTGTCCAAACAAAACTTGGAATCACGCCAGGCTGGGGCGGCGGAAGACTGTTATATGAAAAAGTTCACCCTGTGTTTGCCTATCAATGGCTGATGGAAGCAGAAATTCATGGAGCAGAATACCTGCTGGAAAAAGGCTGGATCAACAGGGTCGTGCCGGAAGATGAATGGAATGACAGGGGAACCCTATTAAGACCGTATCTGGCTAAATCTCTTGAGCAAATGAAAGTGTTAAAAAACCAATATTTACGCCAGGTATCCATTTTATCACTTTCCGCTCAAATGGATGAAGAGGTGAGAAATAGTGCTAATCTATGGGAGACTGCGGAGCATAAGGAAGCAATCAAGCATTTTTTTTCACGCAAATAAGTTTTTGTTCATTTGCTGAAGACCGCACGCAGATGCATTTAGAAAGATTCATTGTTTTTAAACAGATCCAATCGATTTTAAGTTAACAGCCTACCCGAAAATTTTTGTTTCTGATCAATTCTATTACACCTACCTTTTGCATACATTGATAGCAAATGTATTAGGAGGGGTGTTATGAATGCAACACGGCAGGATGCATGGTCGAAAGATGAAGATATATTATTGGCAGAAACTGTCCTTCGCCATATAAGAGAAGGAAAGACGCAGCTTGAAGCATTCAAAGAGGTAGCTCATCAGTTATCAAGAACATCAGCAGCATGCGGTTTTCGCTGGAATGCGTCGATCCGCAAAACATATGAAAACGCCATTGAAAGTGCTAAAGAGGACCGAAAACAAAATAACCGGCAGAAAACAATGGTTGACCATGATTCAAAATCTATGAACAATGAAGACCCGCTTGCTGCTGCTATTTCACTGCTTGAAAAAATCCGCACGGACTCACCGGCAGAAGATTTCGGATTCCCGGAAGATCAGGAAATGGCACATAGACAGCTACTACAGGAAAATAAAGCGTTAAAAAAGCAGTTGATGCATTACGAACAGGCTTGGGAAGAGATGGGGAAGTTGTGGAATTGGGTCAATGAACAACAGAAGTGAAAAAATAAGACATGAATGTTGGTAAAATGCCATTCATGTCTTTATTTCTTATGGATTTAACAGTTATTCTTCAGGATCACTGTTTGACTGCCCGGTGTCTTTTTCCTTAACACCTTCAGGCATCCAGATAAGCGGGTTTTCACCCCGGTCGCGTTCCATGTCGTATTGGGCTTTTTGGAAGTCCATTTTTTCCCAAAAGGCATGTGAGTTAATCCGCGGATTTGTTTTAATCGGCAGTTCAAAACTTTTGGCAAAATCAACGAGAGCTTTTCCATAAAATCTCCCGCGGTAATCAGGCAAAACCTCCAGCTTCCACAGCTCCAGATAGTCCTGAGCCGGTTCGAAATAATTATCGTATTTGGCACTTATTCTGTATAAGCTCATGCGTCCAATCAGATTGTGTCCGATATAAATCCCATAAAATGGCGACTCGCTGTTGTTTTCAATGATGTTGTTT
Protein-coding regions in this window:
- the rpmF gene encoding 50S ribosomal protein L32; the encoded protein is MAVPKRRTSKKVKNQRRTHKKLHVPGLVECSNCGELTKQHHVCKSCGHYDGKEVAAND
- a CDS encoding RsfA family transcriptional regulator is translated as MNATRQDAWSKDEDILLAETVLRHIREGKTQLEAFKEVAHQLSRTSAACGFRWNASIRKTYENAIESAKEDRKQNNRQKTMVDHDSKSMNNEDPLAAAISLLEKIRTDSPAEDFGFPEDQEMAHRQLLQENKALKKQLMHYEQAWEEMGKLWNWVNEQQK
- a CDS encoding enoyl-CoA hydratase/isomerase family protein, producing MSELVTYRYDEQGFGEITLNRPEKMNAISKEMAEVFSTALETAKQQSIKFLVITASGERMFCAGGDLNDLNADLPSDEAFSVLYPMKEVLYEIASFPVPVVCLLNGDAMGGGCEIATACDFRIAKKETRFGFVQTKLGITPGWGGGRLLYEKVHPVFAYQWLMEAEIHGAEYLLEKGWINRVVPEDEWNDRGTLLRPYLAKSLEQMKVLKNQYLRQVSILSLSAQMDEEVRNSANLWETAEHKEAIKHFFSRK
- a CDS encoding N-acetyltransferase, giving the protein MNNIQVERLLINYKTLEQFKRFKEYGNQELSMLEDFQNNIIENNSESPFYGIYIGHNLIGRMSLYRISAKYDNYFEPAQDYLELWKLEVLPDYRGRFYGKALVDFAKSFELPIKTNPRINSHAFWEKMDFQKAQYDMERDRGENPLIWMPEGVKEKDTGQSNSDPEE